One Thermodesulfatator atlanticus DSM 21156 DNA window includes the following coding sequences:
- a CDS encoding TolC family protein → MRKFLIILLLCWGLSHGLAMAQEKLTLEACLKEALSENPNLEMLKARIKAAESMAQAAKQERWPTLAARYSYLHLRDQQKVVIMGQDFPLSSHENIEFDFLFNFPVFHGFSLRIKEKLRKLDVELASFEYERAVSRLIFEVNKAYYDVLKAKRGVIEARKSLKRLESHLETAKAYYAQGLIAKHQVLESEVAYAQAEHALIVAQNILDLAKGKLNVLLNRPVNAAIDVEDILSEKPKLEAFETYLEKALSRRPEIKAVLLATEKARQNVRLAKSAYYPWVDLKAIYQKKGIDLLASRNPYGDRENIFVGFEINWLIWDWGARKSKVSAARAKVLEEEASLRDLKNRISLEVRAAYLDVQAAQKKLKVAERALRSAEENFRLNEARFKEGLATTTDVLDAEAFLTSARVRRIEALADLKTAYARLLYAAGINQGPLKAETP, encoded by the coding sequence GTGAGAAAGTTTTTAATTATTTTGCTCCTGTGTTGGGGATTAAGCCATGGCCTAGCCATGGCTCAAGAAAAGTTAACCCTTGAGGCCTGTCTTAAAGAAGCCCTTTCCGAAAATCCTAATCTTGAGATGCTTAAGGCTCGCATCAAGGCGGCTGAGTCTATGGCTCAGGCTGCTAAACAGGAAAGATGGCCCACTCTAGCAGCGCGTTATAGCTATCTCCACCTTCGGGACCAGCAAAAAGTAGTTATTATGGGTCAAGATTTTCCACTTTCTTCCCACGAAAACATCGAGTTTGATTTTTTGTTTAACTTTCCTGTTTTTCACGGTTTTTCCTTGCGTATTAAAGAAAAGCTCCGCAAGCTCGATGTTGAGCTTGCAAGCTTTGAATACGAGCGTGCAGTATCCCGGCTTATCTTTGAAGTTAACAAGGCCTACTATGACGTTTTAAAGGCCAAGCGCGGGGTAATTGAGGCACGCAAGTCTCTTAAGCGCCTTGAGTCTCACTTGGAAACAGCCAAGGCCTATTATGCTCAGGGGCTTATTGCCAAGCACCAGGTGCTTGAAAGTGAGGTGGCATACGCCCAGGCTGAGCATGCTTTGATTGTGGCGCAAAATATCCTTGATCTTGCTAAGGGAAAACTGAACGTTTTACTAAATCGTCCGGTAAATGCTGCCATTGACGTGGAAGACATTCTTTCTGAGAAGCCAAAGCTTGAGGCCTTTGAAACCTATCTTGAAAAGGCTCTTAGCAGACGCCCTGAGATAAAAGCAGTACTCCTTGCCACTGAAAAGGCCCGTCAAAACGTGCGCCTTGCCAAGTCCGCATATTATCCCTGGGTTGATTTAAAAGCTATCTATCAAAAAAAGGGCATTGATCTCCTTGCTTCGCGCAACCCTTATGGGGACCGGGAAAACATTTTTGTAGGGTTTGAAATAAACTGGCTTATCTGGGATTGGGGAGCACGTAAAAGTAAAGTCTCGGCAGCCAGGGCCAAGGTGCTCGAAGAAGAGGCTTCTTTGCGGGACCTTAAGAACCGCATTTCTTTAGAGGTGCGTGCGGCATATTTGGATGTGCAAGCTGCGCAAAAAAAGCTCAAAGTGGCAGAAAGAGCCCTCAGGAGCGCTGAGGAAAACTTTCGCCTAAACGAAGCCCGTTTTAAAGAGGGCCTTGCTACCACTACCGATGTGCTTGATGCCGAAGCTTTTTTAACTTCAGCCAGGGTAAGACGTATCGAGGCCCTTGCTGATTTGAAAACCGCTTACGCCCGCTTGCTATACGCTGCCGGAATTAACCAAGGGCCTTTAAAAGCTGAGACGCCTTAA
- a CDS encoding L-threonylcarbamoyladenylate synthase, whose product MPKIIAVNPEKPDLETLKKATDVLREGGVCAIPTETIYGLAADYTNENAIKRIFTLKGRPEKKPILLLLGELEQLKLVVREIPPVAEKLMARFWPGPLTIVMQARAEVSPLLTAGTGKIGVRLSSHPVPTGIARLLGRPVTGTSANISGKPSCTSAEEVARIMPQVDLILDAGKAKEAIPSTVVDVTEEEIRIIREGKIKASQLLKALG is encoded by the coding sequence ATGCCGAAAATAATCGCTGTTAACCCCGAAAAACCTGACCTAGAAACCCTTAAAAAAGCCACTGACGTCCTAAGAGAAGGTGGAGTGTGTGCTATTCCCACAGAGACTATCTATGGCCTTGCCGCAGACTACACCAATGAAAACGCCATAAAACGCATTTTTACTTTAAAAGGCCGCCCTGAAAAAAAGCCCATTTTGCTTTTACTAGGTGAGCTTGAACAACTCAAACTGGTAGTCAGGGAAATTCCTCCTGTTGCGGAAAAATTAATGGCCAGGTTTTGGCCAGGACCCTTGACTATTGTTATGCAGGCAAGGGCTGAGGTGTCTCCCCTTCTTACCGCGGGAACAGGAAAAATAGGCGTAAGGCTTTCTTCTCATCCCGTGCCTACCGGGATTGCCAGGTTGCTTGGCCGCCCTGTTACCGGCACCAGTGCCAATATTAGCGGAAAACCGTCTTGCACTTCGGCAGAAGAAGTTGCCAGAATAATGCCCCAGGTTGACCTAATCCTTGATGCTGGCAAAGCTAAAGAGGCCATCCCTTCTACAGTGGTAGATGTAACCGAAGAGGAAATTCGCATTATTCGAGAAGGAAAAATTAAGGCGTCTCAGCTTTTAAAGGCCCTTGGTTAA